One window of the Klebsiella oxytoca genome contains the following:
- a CDS encoding molecular chaperone, with protein sequence MVFSAKILFAMLLLSFCSLVYAATYINFTRLILNETEREVTFQIKNEGDNAVLMQLWIDRDNIMDKPEVIKTPFLVSPPVFRLDGKESRIIRLQFIDDKNLLTKNTESLFWLNALEIPRKAKGKEGAALLQVAFRTRIKVFYRPLALAQLNTEQQLKNINVLKISCDDKYCIRIENRTPFHYSLLKVTLTNGKEINDLPQDGMILPYSFMDISSEKIVGTNQDIKSLTWIDDFGVERISLR encoded by the coding sequence ATGGTCTTCTCCGCTAAAATTCTATTTGCCATGTTATTATTATCTTTTTGTTCGTTGGTATACGCTGCGACGTATATTAATTTTACTCGACTTATTTTAAATGAAACTGAGCGGGAAGTGACATTTCAGATTAAAAATGAAGGTGATAATGCAGTTCTCATGCAGCTATGGATCGACAGAGATAATATAATGGATAAGCCTGAGGTGATAAAAACACCATTTTTGGTCTCACCTCCGGTATTCCGTCTGGACGGGAAAGAATCGCGCATTATCCGACTGCAGTTTATTGATGACAAAAATCTATTAACAAAGAATACAGAGTCTTTATTTTGGCTGAATGCGTTAGAAATCCCACGAAAAGCCAAGGGGAAAGAGGGAGCGGCTTTATTACAGGTTGCTTTTCGTACGCGGATAAAGGTTTTTTATCGCCCGCTAGCATTGGCGCAACTTAACACCGAGCAACAGTTAAAGAATATTAATGTTCTAAAAATAAGCTGTGATGATAAATATTGTATCCGGATAGAAAATAGAACGCCATTTCATTATTCACTATTGAAAGTTACGCTAACCAACGGTAAAGAGATAAATGATTTGCCTCAAGATGGTATGATATTACCTTATTCATTTATGGATATATCATCAGAAAAAATAGTGGGAACAAATCAAGATATAAAATCCTTAACCTGGATAGATGATTTTGGCGTAGAGCGAATTAGCTTGAGATAA
- a CDS encoding LuxR C-terminal-related transcriptional regulator, whose translation MLGFNSSLLRYKFIYLTKNVYDGIAVHSIFKELLFSSALKNELQEDIPFHLIDKYLNFIPFSLKNFDISKASSKSFENDVIFSVKWLGDKRVVFSNVLFFVDMYSLDKTSMLHLGGRNDLSVIKERMEIFLTHCHAVITKNKKKYNNCFLFTLREQQIVYHLLEGLSVKEISRELGVSNKLIYRDQDTLVRKLIMQQDPVLYRRLRNLALLREKKELVAHQRPSV comes from the coding sequence ATGTTGGGATTTAACTCATCATTACTACGCTATAAATTTATCTATCTGACAAAGAATGTGTATGATGGAATTGCAGTTCATTCGATTTTTAAAGAATTACTTTTTTCATCTGCATTAAAAAATGAATTGCAGGAAGATATACCTTTTCATCTTATTGATAAATATTTAAATTTTATTCCCTTCTCGTTGAAAAATTTTGATATCAGCAAGGCAAGTAGTAAATCTTTTGAAAATGATGTTATTTTTTCTGTTAAATGGCTGGGTGATAAAAGAGTCGTATTTAGCAATGTTTTATTTTTTGTTGATATGTATAGTCTTGATAAAACTTCTATGTTACATCTGGGGGGGCGGAACGATCTTTCAGTGATTAAAGAACGGATGGAAATTTTCTTAACTCACTGCCATGCTGTCATTACGAAAAATAAAAAAAAGTATAATAATTGCTTTCTCTTTACCTTACGAGAACAACAAATAGTTTACCATCTGCTGGAAGGACTATCTGTTAAAGAGATATCGCGTGAACTGGGCGTCAGCAACAAACTAATTTATAGAGATCAGGATACCTTAGTGCGTAAACTGATAATGCAACAGGATCCTGTTCTGTACCGGCGGCTGAGAAACCTTGCTCTGTTACGCGAAAAAAAGGAGCTGGTTGCACACCAACGGCCATCTGTGTAA
- a CDS encoding biofilm development regulator YmgB/AriR family protein — translation MHQQSDIYAGLNDTALSEYFRNAGDRLIDESAVMSLAISSILESEGHLSNKAIILWLITALETTSDVVTADVIRKTLEIVVSYTMDDI, via the coding sequence ATGCATCAGCAATCAGATATTTACGCAGGCCTGAACGATACCGCACTCTCTGAATATTTCCGCAACGCAGGCGACAGACTGATTGATGAATCAGCGGTAATGTCGCTGGCTATCAGCAGCATCCTTGAATCTGAGGGGCATCTCAGCAACAAGGCCATTATTCTTTGGTTGATTACTGCCCTGGAAACCACCAGCGATGTCGTCACGGCGGACGTTATCCGCAAAACTCTGGAAATTGTCGTAAGCTACACCATGGACGATATCTAA
- the ycgZ gene encoding regulatory protein YcgZ — translation MQQNGYIPDTANAIAQYFNKASLPSQQETLGQIVMDILNEGRNLNRKSLCTKLLSRLEVASQPEEENHYQTLIGLLFENQD, via the coding sequence ATGCAGCAGAACGGTTACATTCCTGACACGGCTAACGCTATTGCCCAGTACTTCAATAAAGCTTCATTGCCTTCACAGCAGGAAACATTAGGGCAAATTGTAATGGATATCCTTAATGAAGGACGGAATCTGAATCGTAAGTCCCTGTGTACAAAACTGCTGAGCCGTCTTGAAGTGGCTTCTCAACCTGAAGAAGAAAACCACTATCAAACGCTGATCGGTCTCTTATTTGAGAATCAGGACTAA
- a CDS encoding diguanylate phosphodiesterase: protein MLTTIIYRSHICDNVSIKSLESMVAAANVKNGQEEVSGILLFNGTHFFQLLEGPEEKVEDIYHRICEDRRHHNLVELLRDHGPSRRFGKIGMELFDLREYDRDEVLQIVLDKGTTKYQLTYDDRALHFFRTFVEATEKENYYEIPAAESWDFVTEGSAFYPEAPLQQEECSFAFQPVIDPFAKEIVSFEALLRTTSGESPAVYFDGVPREDIYWTDLHSKRIAFAMAGRLRLRGRTLSINLLPMTLVHVPEAVEFLLAEIKANGLISEQIIVEFTESEAISRIDEFTDSVRRLKSAGIRVAIDHFGAGFAGLLLLAQFQPDRIKINRQLVKDIHKHGPRQAIVQAIIKCCNSLEIAISAVGIERPEEWMWLESAGITHFQGNLFASPCLGGIPAVSWPEKKSSWGIL, encoded by the coding sequence ATGCTCACTACCATCATTTATCGCAGTCATATCTGTGACAATGTGTCAATTAAATCGCTCGAAAGCATGGTTGCTGCAGCAAATGTAAAAAATGGTCAGGAAGAAGTGTCGGGTATTTTGCTTTTTAACGGCACCCATTTTTTTCAACTATTAGAAGGGCCTGAAGAGAAGGTTGAAGATATTTATCACCGTATCTGTGAAGACCGACGCCATCATAATCTTGTCGAGCTACTAAGAGATCATGGCCCGTCTCGTCGATTTGGCAAAATAGGTATGGAACTCTTTGATTTACGAGAGTATGACCGAGATGAAGTTTTGCAAATTGTGCTTGATAAAGGAACCACTAAATATCAGCTAACTTATGATGACAGAGCGCTCCATTTTTTCCGTACTTTTGTAGAAGCCACGGAAAAGGAAAATTATTATGAAATTCCTGCGGCAGAAAGCTGGGATTTTGTCACTGAGGGTTCCGCCTTTTATCCGGAAGCTCCGCTGCAACAGGAAGAGTGCAGTTTCGCATTTCAGCCGGTTATCGACCCGTTTGCGAAAGAAATTGTCTCTTTTGAAGCGCTACTGCGTACCACTTCCGGTGAATCACCTGCGGTTTATTTTGATGGCGTACCGCGAGAAGATATTTACTGGACGGATCTCCACAGCAAGCGAATAGCGTTTGCTATGGCGGGGCGTTTGCGTCTGCGTGGACGCACATTGTCAATTAATCTTCTGCCAATGACTCTGGTACATGTCCCCGAAGCAGTGGAATTTCTTTTAGCTGAAATTAAAGCGAATGGTCTGATTTCAGAGCAGATTATTGTTGAGTTCACCGAAAGCGAAGCGATTTCCCGCATTGATGAATTCACCGATTCTGTTCGTAGACTTAAGTCTGCGGGTATTCGTGTGGCTATCGATCACTTTGGGGCCGGGTTTGCCGGACTTTTGCTGTTGGCCCAGTTTCAGCCGGACCGTATTAAGATTAATCGCCAGCTGGTTAAAGATATCCATAAGCACGGCCCCAGGCAGGCTATCGTGCAGGCCATCATTAAATGTTGTAACTCGCTGGAAATTGCCATTTCAGCGGTGGGTATTGAACGACCGGAAGAGTGGATGTGGCTGGAGTCGGCTGGCATTACCCATTTCCAGGGGAATTTGTTTGCCAGCCCGTGTCTGGGAGGTATTCCAGCGGTATCGTGGCCCGAGAAAAAATCATCCTGGGGTATTCTTTAA
- a CDS encoding MerR family transcriptional regulator, translating into MAYYSIGEVAERCGINPVTLRAWQRRYGLLKPQRSEGGHRQFDEEDVQRIEEIKRWIDRGVSVGKVKALLEGQLPETQDAAVLLQEEMMTLLRVVQPSKLRTRIMSLSHEYPVDKLIDRLFVPVRSKLNLDQNTSLAIISMLDGILIDCVALILAESRKKVGKETLLVGWGNEDRTRLWLEAWRLSQRAWHVNVLAEPLDSPRPELFPGQHIFVWTGRPLTHLQAELLSHWQSQGYTIEFHGE; encoded by the coding sequence ATGGCTTATTACAGTATCGGTGAAGTCGCCGAACGTTGCGGAATCAACCCTGTTACCTTGCGTGCATGGCAGCGGAGATATGGCTTGCTGAAGCCGCAGAGGAGCGAGGGAGGGCATCGCCAGTTTGACGAAGAGGATGTTCAGCGCATTGAGGAGATCAAACGCTGGATAGATCGCGGAGTCTCGGTTGGCAAGGTTAAGGCTCTGCTCGAAGGCCAGTTACCTGAAACGCAAGATGCAGCCGTTCTGCTTCAGGAAGAGATGATGACTCTTCTACGAGTTGTACAGCCTTCGAAATTGCGCACCCGAATCATGTCCCTCAGCCACGAATACCCCGTAGATAAGCTCATCGATCGCCTTTTTGTGCCTGTACGCAGCAAGCTCAACCTCGATCAGAACACTTCACTGGCTATTATCAGCATGCTGGATGGCATTTTGATTGATTGCGTAGCGCTTATCCTGGCAGAATCGCGCAAAAAGGTTGGTAAAGAGACCCTGTTGGTTGGCTGGGGAAATGAAGACCGCACTCGATTGTGGCTGGAAGCGTGGCGATTGTCGCAACGAGCCTGGCACGTTAATGTTCTGGCTGAGCCGCTGGATTCTCCCCGCCCGGAATTGTTCCCCGGCCAGCATATTTTTGTCTGGACTGGCCGTCCGCTAACCCATTTGCAGGCGGAACTCCTCAGCCACTGGCAAAGTCAGGGCTATACAATTGAGTTTCATGGGGAGTAA
- a CDS encoding LuxR C-terminal-related transcriptional regulator, with the protein MNNDKQGLFLNHYDLWINNNLLRQGLQLVLDSLSPHCFHGKYVFFTSDNYYSVINHNYDSRRVRFVLLTDGNDLNFLSEIPMYRIPARSTPEEIKSFILRPTLFGKKSDNESESIVFTSREKEVIRLMNDGEAMANIGKSLNLHIKTIYQIRLTLIKKLGCSGRTDFFNISRSETFKAWTQLNF; encoded by the coding sequence ATGAATAACGACAAGCAAGGTCTCTTTTTGAATCATTACGATCTTTGGATTAATAACAATCTTCTTCGTCAAGGTTTACAGCTTGTCCTTGATTCATTATCACCGCACTGCTTTCATGGCAAATATGTCTTTTTCACCAGCGACAACTATTATTCCGTTATAAATCATAATTATGATAGCAGAAGAGTTCGTTTTGTTCTGCTTACCGATGGCAACGATTTGAACTTTCTGAGCGAAATCCCGATGTACCGAATCCCTGCTCGCTCTACCCCTGAAGAGATAAAATCGTTCATTCTGCGCCCTACGCTGTTTGGTAAGAAGTCGGACAACGAATCTGAGAGTATCGTTTTTACCAGTCGAGAAAAAGAAGTTATTCGTTTGATGAATGATGGCGAAGCGATGGCCAACATCGGAAAATCACTGAACCTACATATTAAAACAATTTATCAAATTCGCCTGACCTTAATTAAAAAGTTAGGCTGCTCTGGCCGTACTGATTTTTTTAACATTAGCCGCAGCGAAACATTTAAAGCCTGGACTCAGCTAAACTTCTGA
- a CDS encoding putative acyl-CoA thioester hydrolase, with protein sequence MNTYSVSRLALALAFGVTLSACSSTPADQKPSTQTAPGTASRPVLTADEAKNFLPESYFQSLAPGAAAWRPAAISLPAQPDFIVGPEGAQGVTHTTIQAAVDAAITRHSDRRQFIAIMPGEYTGTVYVPAASGAITLYGTGEKPIDVKISEAIDSEMDPASWRHQVNPRGKYMPGKPAWYMYDNCQSKRNATNGVMCSAVFWSQNNGLQLQNLTIANNLGDSVDAGTHQAVALRTDGDMVQINNVNILGRQNTFFVTNSGVQNRLQDNRQTRTLVSNSYIEGDVDIVSGRGAVVFDNTDFRVVNSRTQKEAYVFAPATLKSVTYGFLAINSRFTASGDNVAQFGRSLDVDGNTNGQVVIRDSVINEGFNIAQPWADAVGSHRPFSGNTGTADDKGNPQRNLNDANFNRMWEYNNRGVGSFVVSEPKQ encoded by the coding sequence ATGAACACATATTCCGTTTCCCGTCTGGCGCTGGCATTGGCCTTTGGCGTGACGCTGTCCGCCTGTAGTTCGACGCCTGCCGATCAAAAGCCCTCAACGCAGACTGCGCCGGGCACGGCTTCTCGTCCAGTGTTAACCGCCGATGAAGCAAAAAACTTTTTACCGGAGAGCTATTTCCAGTCTCTGGCTCCTGGCGCCGCAGCCTGGCGTCCTGCCGCCATCAGCCTTCCTGCACAGCCTGACTTTATCGTTGGGCCTGAGGGCGCGCAGGGCGTAACCCACACCACAATTCAGGCCGCAGTGGATGCCGCAATTACCCGCCACTCTGACCGTCGTCAGTTTATCGCTATTATGCCGGGCGAATATACGGGCACCGTATATGTTCCGGCAGCTTCTGGCGCAATCACCCTGTACGGCACCGGCGAGAAACCCATTGACGTGAAAATTAGTGAAGCGATTGATTCAGAAATGGATCCCGCCTCCTGGCGTCATCAGGTCAATCCGCGCGGCAAATATATGCCGGGTAAACCGGCCTGGTATATGTACGACAACTGCCAGAGCAAACGTAACGCCACAAATGGCGTCATGTGCTCAGCGGTATTCTGGTCACAGAACAACGGTCTGCAGCTGCAGAATCTGACTATCGCCAACAACCTTGGCGATAGCGTTGATGCGGGTACCCATCAGGCCGTCGCGCTGCGTACCGATGGCGATATGGTGCAGATTAACAATGTGAATATTCTTGGTCGCCAGAATACCTTTTTCGTGACCAATAGCGGCGTACAAAACCGCCTGCAGGATAATCGTCAGACCCGTACGCTGGTCAGCAACAGCTATATTGAAGGCGATGTCGACATCGTTTCCGGCCGTGGAGCGGTGGTGTTCGATAACACCGACTTCCGCGTGGTAAACTCGCGCACTCAAAAAGAAGCTTACGTCTTTGCTCCGGCCACGCTAAAAAGCGTGACCTACGGCTTCCTGGCGATCAACAGCCGTTTTACCGCTTCCGGTGATAATGTCGCGCAGTTCGGACGCTCCCTGGACGTTGACGGCAATACTAACGGCCAGGTCGTTATCCGCGATAGCGTCATCAATGAAGGCTTCAATATTGCTCAACCGTGGGCTGATGCCGTTGGTTCTCATCGTCCGTTTAGCGGCAACACCGGAACCGCGGATGATAAAGGTAATCCGCAGCGTAATCTCAATGACGCAAACTTCAACCGCATGTGGGAATACAACAACCGCGGCGTGGGAAGCTTTGTCGTTTCTGAACCAAAGCAGTAA
- the hutI gene encoding imidazolonepropionase, protein MTHTFSERVIWRNARLATLDPRNSRPYGLLENHALLVRDGRIEAIVPERDVPSGRRIDLDGRLITPGLIDCHTHLVFGGSRAQEWEQRLNGVSYQTISANGGGINATVRATRESSEAELLALARRRLERLLREGVTTLEIKSGYGLDLENERKMLRVIQQLAATHAVEISPTLLAAHATPPEYKGDPDGYINLVCETILPALWEEGLFESVDAFCENVGFSPAQTERVYSTAQALGIPVKGHVEQLSSLGGAELVSRYKGLSADHIEYLTPEGVAAMRRSGTVAVLLPGAFYFLNETRKPPVELLREYNVPMAVATDYNPGTSPFASLHLAMNMACVKFGLTPEEAWAGVTRHAAQALGRQDSHGQLAAGFVADFAIWDAAHPVEMVYEPGRTPLWQRVVRGEMV, encoded by the coding sequence ATGACACATACCTTTTCCGAACGCGTAATCTGGCGAAACGCCCGTCTTGCCACTCTCGACCCCCGTAACTCTCGGCCTTACGGTCTGCTTGAAAACCATGCGCTGCTGGTGCGCGATGGCCGCATTGAGGCTATTGTTCCCGAACGCGATGTGCCGTCAGGGCGGCGCATCGACCTCGACGGCAGACTTATCACGCCGGGGCTGATTGACTGCCACACCCACCTGGTTTTTGGCGGCAGCCGGGCGCAGGAGTGGGAGCAGCGCCTGAACGGTGTCTCCTATCAGACTATTAGCGCCAACGGCGGCGGTATTAACGCTACCGTGCGCGCCACCCGGGAAAGCAGCGAAGCGGAGCTGCTGGCGCTGGCCCGGCGGAGGCTGGAGCGTCTGCTACGTGAAGGTGTCACCACTCTGGAGATCAAATCCGGCTATGGGCTGGATCTGGAAAACGAGCGCAAAATGCTGCGTGTTATACAACAGCTTGCCGCTACGCATGCCGTGGAGATTTCGCCGACGCTGCTCGCCGCTCACGCTACGCCGCCGGAATATAAAGGTGATCCGGACGGTTATATCAACCTGGTGTGTGAAACCATTCTCCCGGCGCTCTGGGAAGAGGGGTTATTCGAAAGCGTCGATGCCTTCTGCGAAAACGTCGGCTTTAGTCCGGCGCAGACTGAACGGGTTTACAGTACGGCTCAGGCATTAGGTATCCCGGTAAAAGGACACGTTGAGCAGCTCTCTTCGCTTGGGGGCGCCGAATTAGTGAGCCGCTATAAAGGCCTTTCCGCCGACCATATTGAATACCTGACGCCAGAGGGCGTGGCGGCGATGCGCCGTAGCGGAACTGTGGCGGTACTCCTTCCCGGCGCATTCTATTTCCTTAACGAAACCCGTAAACCGCCTGTTGAACTGCTGCGGGAATATAACGTGCCGATGGCGGTGGCGACGGACTACAACCCTGGCACCAGCCCCTTCGCCAGTCTCCATCTGGCGATGAATATGGCCTGCGTGAAGTTTGGCTTAACGCCGGAGGAGGCGTGGGCTGGGGTAACCCGTCACGCGGCGCAGGCGCTGGGTCGTCAGGACAGCCACGGTCAGCTGGCGGCGGGCTTTGTCGCCGATTTCGCTATCTGGGATGCGGCGCATCCGGTTGAGATGGTTTATGAGCCGGGGCGCACTCCGCTCTGGCAACGCGTTGTTCGGGGAGAAATGGTATGA
- the hutG gene encoding formimidoylglutamase, with translation MNLWLPTLAELWQGRDDSTEAANALRLFQTIHRAGRFEPQAVSGDIALLGFACDEGVRRNKGRTGAAKGPETLRRALANMASHDGHDRCVDMGTISAVGEALEEAQQGLREAVTACQRAGKRTLVLGGGHETAFGHGAGVLDAFPAEEVGIINLDAHLDLRFADRASSGTPFRQLALVCEAQRRAFHYTCIGVSRAANTQALLDEAARREVTIIEDLEVLHSLEARVIPEIERNIARYDRLYLTIDLDVLPAREMPAVSAPAALGIPLAMLLRIIEPLCRSGKLQAVDLVEFNPQYDIDSQGARAAARLAWQIAHWWR, from the coding sequence ATGAATCTTTGGCTACCTACGCTCGCAGAGCTGTGGCAGGGACGTGATGACAGCACGGAAGCGGCGAACGCGCTGCGCCTGTTTCAGACTATCCACCGGGCCGGGCGTTTTGAGCCACAGGCGGTGAGCGGTGATATAGCTCTGCTCGGGTTCGCCTGTGATGAAGGGGTCCGGCGTAATAAAGGACGCACCGGCGCGGCAAAAGGGCCGGAAACCCTGCGTCGGGCGCTGGCGAATATGGCCAGCCATGACGGACACGACCGCTGCGTGGATATGGGAACCATCAGCGCGGTGGGTGAAGCGCTGGAAGAGGCGCAGCAGGGGCTGCGCGAAGCGGTTACGGCCTGCCAGCGTGCAGGTAAGCGTACGCTGGTACTGGGCGGCGGTCACGAGACGGCTTTCGGCCACGGCGCCGGGGTACTGGACGCTTTTCCCGCAGAAGAGGTCGGCATTATCAATCTCGATGCGCACCTTGATTTACGTTTTGCCGACCGGGCCAGCTCGGGTACGCCGTTCCGCCAGCTGGCGCTGGTCTGCGAAGCGCAGCGGCGCGCTTTTCATTATACCTGTATCGGCGTAAGCCGTGCCGCCAATACCCAGGCGCTGCTGGACGAGGCTGCCCGCCGCGAGGTGACGATTATCGAGGATCTGGAAGTTCTTCACTCCCTTGAGGCGCGAGTTATCCCGGAAATCGAGCGTAATATTGCCCGCTACGATCGCCTGTATCTCACTATCGATCTTGATGTGCTGCCCGCTCGCGAAATGCCTGCCGTCTCCGCACCTGCCGCACTCGGCATCCCGCTGGCTATGCTGCTGAGAATCATCGAGCCGCTGTGCCGCAGCGGTAAGCTTCAGGCGGTGGACCTGGTTGAGTTTAATCCACAGTATGATATTGACAGCCAGGGAGCCCGCGCGGCGGCCCGTCTGGCATGGCAAATCGCCCATTGGTGGCGCTAG
- a CDS encoding histidine utilization repressor — MFSPQPRSAPAPFYEKVKQAISEKIHSGVWRPHDRIPSEAELVAQFGFSRMTINRALRELTDEGLLVRLQGVGTFVAEPKGQSALFEVRSIAEEIASRHHQHRCEVLLLEETQADLIQAAALNVAAGTRIFHSLMVHFENEIPVQIEDRCVNAAVIPDYLRQDYTATTPHDYLSLIAPLTEGEHIVEAVQATAEECALLQIHAHDPCLLIRRRTWSTTHIVSHARLLFPGSRYRLQGHFAS; from the coding sequence ATGTTCTCACCGCAACCTCGTTCCGCGCCTGCGCCATTCTATGAAAAGGTGAAGCAGGCAATCAGCGAAAAGATCCACAGCGGCGTCTGGCGGCCGCACGATCGTATTCCTTCGGAGGCGGAGCTGGTGGCGCAGTTTGGCTTTAGCCGGATGACCATCAATCGGGCGCTGCGCGAGCTGACCGATGAAGGTCTGCTGGTGCGGCTACAGGGGGTGGGGACTTTTGTCGCCGAGCCGAAAGGGCAGTCGGCGCTGTTCGAAGTGCGCAGCATCGCTGAAGAAATCGCCTCTCGCCATCATCAGCACCGCTGTGAGGTGCTCCTGCTGGAAGAGACTCAGGCCGATCTGATTCAGGCGGCGGCGCTGAACGTAGCCGCTGGCACGCGGATTTTTCATTCGCTGATGGTGCATTTTGAAAATGAGATCCCGGTACAGATCGAGGACCGCTGCGTAAACGCCGCCGTGATACCGGACTATTTGCGTCAGGATTATACCGCCACCACGCCCCACGACTATCTGTCGCTGATCGCCCCCTTGACCGAGGGAGAACATATCGTTGAGGCGGTACAGGCAACGGCTGAGGAGTGCGCCCTGCTGCAAATCCACGCCCACGACCCGTGTTTGCTGATCCGCCGTCGCACCTGGTCCACCACCCATATTGTCTCCCACGCGCGCCTGCTTTTTCCCGGTAGCCGCTACCGTCTCCAGGGGCATTTCGCTTCCTGA
- the hutU gene encoding urocanate hydratase, which produces MSQSKYRQQDVRAPRGTTLNAKSWLTEAPLRMLMNNLDPDVAENPHELVVYGGIGRAARNWECYDAIVKALKNLESDETLLVQSGKPVGVFKTHENSPRVLIANSNLVPHWATWEHFNELDAKGLAMYGQMTAGSWIYIGSQGIVQGTYETFVEAGRQHYQGSLKGRWVLTAGLGGMGGAQPLAATLAGACSLNIECQQSRIDFRLRTRYVDEQATSLDDALARIKKYTAEGRAISIALCGNAAEIVPEMVKRGVRPDMVTDQTSAHDPLHGYLPKGWSWEEYQAKAEADPQGTILAAKRSMADHVQAMLAFHAMGVPTFDYGNNIRQMAQEMGVSNAFAFPGFVPAYIRPLFCRGIGPFRWVALSGDPQDIYKTDAKVKEIVKDDKHLHHWLDMARERISFQGLPARICWVGLEWRQKLGLAFNEMVRSGEVSAPIVIGRDHLDSGSVASPNRETEAMRDGSDAVSDWPLLNALLNTASGATWVSLHHGGGVGMGFSQHSGMVIVCDGTDEAAARIARVLHNDPATGVMRHADAGYDIAIECATEQGLNLPMVAATQGHAK; this is translated from the coding sequence ATGTCGCAAAGCAAATACCGCCAGCAGGACGTACGTGCGCCGCGTGGCACGACGTTAAATGCGAAGAGCTGGCTGACCGAAGCCCCGCTGCGAATGCTCATGAATAACCTCGACCCGGATGTCGCCGAAAACCCGCATGAGCTGGTGGTATACGGTGGTATCGGACGCGCGGCGCGTAACTGGGAATGCTATGACGCTATCGTGAAGGCGCTGAAAAATCTCGAGAGCGATGAAACATTGCTGGTGCAGTCCGGCAAGCCGGTGGGCGTCTTCAAAACCCATGAAAACTCGCCACGCGTGCTGATCGCCAACTCCAACCTGGTGCCGCACTGGGCAACCTGGGAACACTTTAACGAACTGGATGCCAAAGGTCTGGCGATGTACGGCCAGATGACCGCCGGAAGCTGGATTTACATCGGCAGCCAGGGCATCGTGCAGGGCACCTATGAAACTTTCGTGGAAGCCGGTCGCCAGCATTACCAGGGCAGCCTGAAGGGCCGCTGGGTACTGACCGCCGGCCTGGGCGGTATGGGCGGCGCGCAGCCGCTGGCCGCAACCTTAGCCGGGGCCTGTTCGCTGAATATTGAATGCCAGCAGAGCCGTATCGATTTCCGCCTGCGCACCCGCTACGTTGACGAACAGGCAACGTCGCTGGATGACGCTCTGGCACGTATCAAGAAATACACCGCTGAGGGCCGGGCCATCTCAATCGCCCTGTGCGGTAATGCGGCGGAAATCGTGCCGGAAATGGTCAAGCGCGGCGTCCGTCCTGACATGGTGACCGATCAGACCAGCGCCCACGATCCGCTGCACGGCTATCTGCCGAAAGGCTGGAGCTGGGAAGAGTATCAGGCTAAAGCCGAAGCGGACCCGCAGGGGACAATCCTGGCGGCGAAGCGCTCAATGGCCGACCATGTACAGGCAATGCTGGCTTTCCACGCAATGGGCGTGCCGACGTTTGACTATGGCAATAATATTCGCCAGATGGCCCAGGAGATGGGCGTTAGCAATGCGTTTGCTTTCCCCGGTTTCGTTCCCGCCTATATTCGTCCGCTGTTCTGCCGCGGCATTGGCCCGTTCCGCTGGGTTGCCCTGTCCGGCGACCCGCAGGATATCTATAAAACCGATGCCAAAGTGAAAGAGATTGTTAAAGACGATAAGCATCTGCATCACTGGCTGGACATGGCCCGGGAGCGCATTAGCTTCCAGGGGCTTCCGGCGCGTATCTGCTGGGTAGGACTGGAGTGGCGGCAGAAGCTGGGGCTGGCGTTTAACGAAATGGTGCGCAGCGGCGAAGTCTCCGCGCCGATCGTCATCGGCCGCGACCATCTTGATTCCGGTTCGGTCGCCAGCCCGAACCGCGAAACGGAAGCGATGCGCGATGGTTCCGACGCTGTCTCCGACTGGCCGCTGCTCAACGCCTTGCTGAATACCGCCAGCGGTGCGACCTGGGTGTCGCTGCATCACGGCGGCGGAGTAGGGATGGGCTTTTCGCAGCACTCCGGGATGGTTATCGTTTGTGACGGTACCGATGAAGCGGCGGCGCGTATCGCCCGCGTTCTGCACAACGACCCGGCGACCGGCGTTATGCGTCATGCTGATGCGGGTTACGATATCGCCATTGAGTGCGCGACAGAACAAGGTTTGAATCTTCCGATGGTAGCAGCAACGCAGGGGCACGCTAAATGA